One Bos taurus isolate L1 Dominette 01449 registration number 42190680 breed Hereford chromosome 16, ARS-UCD2.0, whole genome shotgun sequence DNA window includes the following coding sequences:
- the AURKAIP1 gene encoding small ribosomal subunit protein mS38 (The RefSeq protein has 1 substitution compared to this genomic sequence) — protein sequence MFLMRLTSQLLRAVPRAGCSGPWPVLGVLGRHACRPCYSTKPTGPSGVASLPGRRVHMELEEMLVPRKMSISPLESWLTIRYLLPRLDTGAPGTVSPAQLYECPPSRVGEGVEQGGKDVFDAPQMQCRNVLKIRRRKMNHHKYRKLVKRTRFLRRKVREARLKRKQMKFERDLRRIWQKAGLKEAPPGWQTPKIYLKGK from the exons ATGTTTCTGATGCGCCTGACTTCCCAGCTGCTCAGGGCTGTTCCCAGGGCAG gCTGCAGTGGACCCTGGCCTGTCTTAGGGGTGCTGGGCAGGCATGCCTGCAGGCCTTGCTATAGCACGAAGCCAACAGGCCCAAGTGGGGTTGCCTCTCTCCCTGGCAGGCGGGTCCACATGGAACTTGAGGAGATGCTGGTCCCAAGGAAGATGTCCATCAGCCCCCTGGAGAGCTGGCTGACCATTCGCTACCTCCTACCCAGACTGGACACTGGGGCCCCAGGGACTGTGTCTCCAGCCCAACTCTATGAGTGTCCGCCCAGTCAGGTGGGCGAAGGGGTCGAGCAGGGTGGTAAGGATGTCTTTGATGCGCCCCAGATGCAGTGTAGAAATGTGCTCAAGATTCGCCGGCGGAAGATGAATCATCACAAGTACCGCAAGCTGGTCAAGAGGACCCGGTTCCTGCGGCGGAAAGTCAGGGAAGCACGTCTAAAACGGAAGCAG ATGAAGTTCGAGAGAGACCTGAGGCGCATCTGGCAGAAGGCAGGCCTGAAGGAAGCCCCCCCAGGCTGGCAGACCCCCAAGATCTACCTGAAGGGCAAATGA
- the MXRA8 gene encoding matrix remodeling-associated protein 8 precursor — MELRAWVLLWRLVLLQSSAVLLSSGPSGPATSDRSVVSESTVSWAAGARAVLRCQSPRMVWTQDRLHDRQRVVHWDLSGSKAGGPARRLVDMYSTGEQRVGEQRLGEQRVGEQRVYEPRDRGRLLLPPSAFHDGNFSLFIRAVEETDEGLYTCNLHHHYCHLYESLAVSLEVTDDPRAAGAHWDGEKEVLAVERGAPALLTCVNRAHVWTDRHLEEAQQVVHWDRQPPGVPHDRADRLLDLYASGERRAYGPPFLRDRVAVEADAFARGDFSLLIDPVEPADEGTYSCHLHHHYCGLHERRVFHLRVTEPAARPPPPPRDSPGNGSSHSGAPGPGARDPTLTRGRSVINVIVPEGRAHFFQQLGYVLATLLLFILLLITVVLATRQRRRGGYEYSNKKSKSKGKDINMAEFAVASGDQSLYRSEDIRLDYKNNILKERAEVAHSLPPAKNIDLDKEFRKEYCK, encoded by the exons ATGGAGCTACGGGCCTGGGTCCTGCTCTGGAGACTTGTGCTTCTGCAGA GTTCTGCCGTCCTTCTGTCTTCAG GGCCATCAGGGCCCGCGACCTCCGACAGGTCCGTGGTGTCCGAGTCCACAGTAAGCTGGGCAGCAGGCGCCCGGGCGGTGCTGCGCTGCCAGAGCCCGCGCATGGTGTGGACCCAAGACAGGCTGCATGACCGCCAGCGCGTCGTCCACTGGGACCTCAGCGGCAGCAAGGCTGGCGGCCCCGCGCGCCGACTGGTGGACATGTACTCGACGGGCGAGCAGCGCGTGGGCGAGCAGCGCTTGGGCGAGCAGCGCGTGGGCGAGCAGCGCGTGTACGAGCCGCGCGACCGCGGCCGCCTCCTGCTGCCTCCCTCCGCCTTCCACGATGGCAACTTCTCGCTGTTCATCCGAG CGGTGGAGGAGACTGACGAGGGGCTGTACACCTGTAATCTTCACCACCATTACTGCCACCTCTACGAGAGCCTGGCCGTGAGCCTCGAGGTTACCGACGACC CCCGGGCCGCCGGCGCGCACTGGGACGGCGAGAAAGAGGTGCTGGCTGTGGAGCGCGGCGCGCCTGCGTTGCTGACGTGCGTGAACCGCGCGCACGTGTGGACTGACAGACACTTGGAGGAAGCGCAGCAGGTTGTGCACTGGGACCGCCAGCCTCCCGGGGTGCCGCACGACCGTGCGGACCGCCTGCTCGACCTTTACGCGTCCGGCGAGCGCCGCGCCTACGGGCCGCCCTTCCTGCGCGACCGCGTGGCCGTGGAGGCGGACGCGTTCGCGCGCGGCGACTTCTCGCTGCTTATCGACCCGGTGGAGCCTGCAGACGAGGGCACCTACTCCTGCCACCTGCACCACCACTACTGCGGCCTGCACGAGCGCCGCGTCTTCCACCTGAGGGTCACCGAGCCAGCTGCccggccgcccccgcccccgcgggACTCCCCGGGCAATGGCTCCAGCCACAGCGGCGCGCCCGGCCCAGGTGCAAGAG ATCCCACCCTGACGCGAGGCCGCAGCGTCATCAACGTCATCGTCCCCGAGGGCCGAGCCCACTTCTTCCAGCAGCTGGGCTACGTGCTGGCCACCCTGCTGCTCTTCATCCTGCTGCTCATCACGGTCGTTCTGGCCACCCGGCAGCGCCGCCGTGGAG GCTACGAATACTCCAACAAGAAGTCCAAGTCAAAGGG GAAAGACATAAACATGGCAGAGTTTGCTGTGGCCTCCGGGGACCAGTCTCTTTACAGGAGTGAGGACATTCGACTAG ATTACAAAAACAACATCCTGAAGGAGAGGGCTGAGGTGGCCCATAGCCTCCCACCGGCCAAGAACATCGACTTGGACAAAG AGTTCAGGAAGGAGTACTGCAAATAA
- the AURKAIP1 gene encoding small ribosomal subunit protein mS38 isoform X1 translates to MFLMRLTSQLLRAVPRAGCSGPWPVLGVLGRHACRPCYSTKPTGPSGVASLPGRRVHMELEEMLVPRKMSISPLESWLTIRYLLPRLDTGAPGTVSPAQLYECPPSQVGEGVEQGGKDVFDAPQMQCRNVLKIRRRKMNHHKYRKLVKRTRFLRRKVREARLKRKQMKFERDLRRIWQKAGLKEAPPGWQTPKIYLKGK, encoded by the exons ATGTTTCTGATGCGCCTGACTTCCCAGCTGCTCAGGGCTGTTCCCAGGGCAG gCTGCAGTGGACCCTGGCCTGTCTTAGGGGTGCTGGGCAGGCATGCCTGCAGGCCTTGCTATAGCACGAAGCCAACAGGCCCAAGTGGGGTTGCCTCTCTCCCTGGCAGGCGGGTCCACATGGAACTTGAGGAGATGCTGGTCCCAAGGAAGATGTCCATCAGCCCCCTGGAGAGCTGGCTGACCATTCGCTACCTCCTACCCAGACTGGACACTGGGGCCCCAGGGACTGTGTCTCCAGCCCAACTCTATGAGTGTCCGCCCAGTCAGGTGGGCGAAGGGGTCGAGCAGGGTGGTAAGGATGTCTTTGATGCGCCCCAGATGCAGTGTAGAAATGTGCTCAAGATTCGCCGGCGGAAGATGAATCATCACAAGTACCGCAAGCTGGTCAAGAGGACCCGGTTCCTGCGGCGGAAAGTCAGGGAAGCACGTCTAAAACGGAAGCAG ATGAAGTTCGAGAGAGACCTGAGGCGCATCTGGCAGAAGGCAGGCCTGAAGGAAGCCCCCCCAGGCTGGCAGACCCCCAAGATCTACCTGAAGGGCAAATGA